One stretch of Candidatus Hydrogenedentota bacterium DNA includes these proteins:
- a CDS encoding response regulator — translation MSKILLVDDDADLAELIKTKLSAEGHEVHTIHTGDGAFEKAKDVRPDLAILDIMLPGVTGYQICRRLRKDPELYRIGILILTALGEEPEVMHGLEQGADDFLAKPFKLDHLTEKLGALTTLQESISKHNPLTNLPGTEAIKREINHRLARGMAIACCYIDIVGFKAYCAAYGQQGQKRALEFTSQLLTKLSHNIGLYESFIAHLGGEHFVVLVNLEDYERFCSSLMQMFDQSITQIYSPQEVQRGYIVATDKHNREVKYPLMALSIGVAHTQYRHYKSAKKLFEVLAQTRQMAQPKGKSSVFVDRRQTDR, via the coding sequence ATGAGCAAAATTCTCCTTGTGGACGACGATGCTGATCTGGCGGAGCTGATAAAGACCAAACTCAGCGCCGAGGGCCACGAAGTCCATACCATTCACACCGGGGACGGGGCCTTCGAGAAGGCCAAAGACGTGCGCCCGGACTTGGCGATTCTCGATATCATGCTGCCGGGTGTCACGGGGTACCAAATTTGCCGAAGGCTCCGCAAGGACCCCGAACTGTATCGAATTGGTATCCTCATCCTCACCGCGCTCGGCGAGGAACCCGAGGTCATGCACGGCCTCGAGCAGGGTGCGGACGATTTTCTGGCCAAGCCGTTCAAGCTGGACCATTTAACCGAGAAGCTCGGCGCGCTCACGACGCTGCAGGAATCCATATCCAAACACAATCCGCTGACCAACCTTCCGGGTACTGAGGCCATCAAACGCGAGATCAACCACCGGCTCGCGCGCGGAATGGCGATCGCCTGTTGCTATATCGACATCGTCGGGTTCAAGGCGTACTGCGCGGCTTACGGGCAGCAGGGCCAGAAGCGCGCCCTCGAATTCACGTCCCAACTGCTGACCAAACTCTCGCATAACATTGGGTTATACGAAAGCTTCATCGCGCACTTGGGGGGCGAACATTTTGTGGTGTTGGTGAATTTGGAGGATTACGAACGGTTCTGCAGTTCGTTGATGCAGATGTTTGACCAGAGCATCACCCAGATTTATTCGCCCCAGGAAGTCCAGCGCGGCTACATCGTCGCGACCGACAAGCACAACCGTGAAGTGAAGTATCCGCTTATGGCCTTGTCGATCGGCGTGGCCCATACGCAATACCGACACTACAAAAGCGCAAAGAAGCTGTTCGAGGTACTGGCCCAGACGCGGCAGATGGCCCAGCCCAAGGGCAAAAGTTCCGTCTTCGTCGACCGCCGTCAGACGGATCGCTAG
- a CDS encoding PilZ domain-containing protein, translating into MNLGASESKIVRAEVIVELKECCARHLPAIVAQPETETSVKAAFSLLQDNAVRFEVRGQAGAVFKDLAPAVVSYLLEGTLHVFVGSVTGFVPSTSTGYLTMTLPPFVIQPDMRRFFRVPLIDPGRVQVRMEDQGYAVYEPQLVDISVGGMLIEFPVKADPRLDVKSALKVQLQLDEQIANYLAEVRHTRPGKYGLMFVEAPNALDSVKEESALKEILAAVERAWLTQGR; encoded by the coding sequence ATGAATCTCGGGGCAAGCGAATCGAAAATTGTGCGCGCTGAAGTCATCGTTGAATTGAAGGAATGCTGTGCACGCCACCTGCCGGCCATCGTGGCGCAACCGGAAACCGAAACTTCCGTGAAGGCCGCGTTCTCGCTGCTTCAGGATAACGCGGTGCGCTTCGAGGTCCGCGGGCAGGCCGGCGCGGTGTTCAAAGACCTGGCGCCCGCGGTCGTGTCGTATCTGCTGGAAGGCACGTTACACGTCTTTGTTGGATCGGTAACGGGATTCGTTCCTTCCACGAGCACGGGCTATCTTACGATGACCCTTCCGCCGTTTGTGATTCAGCCGGACATGCGCCGCTTCTTCCGTGTACCCCTGATTGACCCCGGCAGGGTCCAGGTGCGAATGGAAGACCAGGGGTACGCCGTCTACGAGCCGCAACTGGTCGACATCAGCGTCGGCGGCATGTTGATCGAGTTTCCGGTGAAAGCCGATCCGCGACTCGACGTCAAGTCGGCGCTAAAGGTCCAGTTGCAGCTCGACGAACAAATCGCGAACTATCTCGCGGAAGTGCGGCACACACGCCCCGGAAAATACGGATTGATGTTCGTCGAAGCGCCCAACGCTCTCGATTCCGTCAAGGAAGAATCCGCGCTGAAAGAAATACTCGCCGCTGTTGAACGGGCCTGGTTAACGCAGGGCCGCTAA
- the amrB gene encoding AmmeMemoRadiSam system protein B — protein MPLPPLRFLDAAHIELDGAPAVVLRDIEGFVEDPLVLTPLAFFIAAHLNGENEISDIQYLFSNASGGRIIRGEDIERVVETLDEHGFLLTEKYLGLRNSLIESFQNAPARAAYLAGKSYPGDGAELRAYLDAMYSREGAPGILPGSGPASGDHLPCLIVPHIDFERGGHSYAHGYLRMAESEKPDTVFVFGVAHAGAPTPFAMTRKHFETPLGTVESDLDLVDQIAAQCDWDPYEAEIVHRTEHSIEFQAVMLAHLYGSGVKIVPVLCGPFMSEEGLATGTLAREVDEYLRVCREVACRSGRRVTIIAGADLAHVGKRFGDPFDIDDAVLADVRKRDNEDIAHLVAPNPESWYASVTKDENARRVCGLNCIYAALKCVDGDVSTGKLLHYDYAHDPAGGIVSFANVAFTR, from the coding sequence ATGCCGCTCCCGCCATTGCGCTTCCTCGACGCCGCTCACATCGAACTCGATGGCGCGCCCGCCGTCGTCTTGCGCGATATCGAGGGTTTCGTCGAGGACCCGCTTGTACTAACCCCGCTTGCGTTCTTCATCGCCGCGCACCTGAATGGGGAGAACGAAATCTCGGACATTCAATACCTATTCAGTAACGCATCCGGTGGGCGGATCATTCGGGGCGAAGACATCGAACGCGTCGTCGAGACCTTGGACGAGCACGGGTTCCTGCTCACGGAAAAGTATCTTGGGCTTCGAAACAGCCTCATCGAATCGTTTCAAAACGCGCCCGCGCGGGCGGCCTATCTTGCGGGCAAATCGTATCCCGGCGATGGAGCGGAATTGCGCGCGTACCTCGACGCAATGTATTCGCGCGAAGGCGCTCCCGGCATATTGCCCGGTTCGGGCCCGGCGTCCGGCGATCACCTGCCGTGCCTGATTGTCCCGCATATCGATTTCGAGCGCGGCGGGCATTCGTATGCACACGGTTATTTGCGCATGGCCGAGTCGGAAAAACCAGACACCGTATTCGTGTTTGGCGTGGCGCACGCGGGCGCGCCGACGCCGTTCGCCATGACGCGCAAACATTTCGAAACGCCGCTCGGAACGGTCGAATCTGACCTGGACCTTGTCGATCAGATTGCGGCGCAATGCGATTGGGACCCCTACGAAGCGGAGATTGTGCATCGCACAGAGCATTCGATCGAGTTCCAGGCGGTGATGCTTGCGCATCTCTACGGGAGCGGCGTGAAGATTGTCCCCGTACTCTGCGGGCCTTTTATGTCCGAGGAGGGGCTTGCGACTGGCACGCTCGCGCGCGAGGTGGACGAGTACCTTCGCGTGTGCCGTGAGGTCGCGTGCCGGTCGGGGCGGCGCGTTACTATTATCGCAGGCGCGGACCTTGCGCACGTGGGCAAGAGGTTCGGCGATCCCTTCGATATCGACGACGCCGTGCTCGCCGATGTGCGCAAGCGCGACAATGAGGACATCGCCCACCTGGTCGCGCCCAATCCGGAATCCTGGTACGCGTCGGTCACGAAGGACGAGAACGCGCGCAGGGTCTGCGGGCTCAATTGCATCTATGCGGCGTTGAAGTGTGTGGATGGCGATGTGTCTACCGGAAAACTACTTCACTACGACTACGCGCACGATCCCGCCGGCGGTATCGTCTCGTTCGCAAACGTCGCTTTCACGCGATAA